The DNA segment GTTTCACCAAAGCTGCGCCGTTCACTCAGAACCGTTTCCAGACTGCGACTTTGCCCCATGAATTGATAATTCAGCAGGCGTCGTTCCGCCAGCTGCTTATAAAACACGGTTTCCAGCTCGGGTTCGGTCAGCAACACAGTTTCCGAGCTAATCAGGCGATTTAATTCATTACTCTGGTGAATACCAACTAAATCGTCCGGCACATTGTCATGTTGTACGTATTGCCACTCTGGCACTTCAACCTGCTCAATGTATTCTTCCGCATGGCTATCTTGTGTGGCCGCGCGACCCAACTCGTCGGCAATTTTTTTCAGTTCCGGGTTGTTCTGCAAAAAGCTCGCATAATGGCGGAACAGCGAATTATTGCCTTGGAGCAGACGGGTGGCGGTGAGATCCCATAATTTCCCTGGGTGTTGTGGCGCTAATGTTTCATCTAATTCACCGGCGATCTGCATGCGTTGTTCGAGCTCTTGCATCATGCGTTCGCGTTCTTGTTCGGCAAACGCAATTTCTAATGACATGATGCGGGAAGAGAGATGTTCACGCCATTTCTGCATGAACAACTGTTTACGATTAATCGAATTAGCCTGGCTCAGACTAATCAGCAGACTTTGTGCGTCGGGGTGGAAATCACTTTGTTGCAATTGAAACAAAACCCGCACACTGTGCTGCGTGAACTGTTCGGCGGTAAAACCCTGTGTTTCGATGTAGAGAATGTATTCTTGCTGCAAATCATCCGGCACCGGGATGTTTTTCATTTGTGCCGGTAAGGCATGACTCCACTGTTGCACATGTTCTTGTATGTGCTTCAAAAACATCGGGTGATCATGCATAAAGTTCGAAATCTGTGGCGACGACATAACCGTCGACACCAGATCTTGCACCATCTGGGTTTCATTAATCGACAATAATAGCGATAGCGTTTGTAAATCGACCATAAGCTAGCGTCCGGTCAGTTGCACCAGTGATTCAAGACTATGCAAATTGGTTTCCAACTGTTGTTGTAGGTTTTTAACTTCGCTATCTAATCGTAGGAAACTTTCTTCAATAGCGGTAAGTGATTCCTGCGCTAAAAACAGATGCGGGCATTCCGAGGTAAACAACAGATACTGTTTTTTGACCTCATCACGGCTTTTCCGCAATTCACTTTGTAAACCGTTAAGCTGTTCACGCCAACCTTTTTCCTGCCATTCTGGCAAACCTTGTTTGCTGGAGATCGTCAGCGGGATCGGGCGATTACCGCTATCTCGGGCAATTAACACCGCATGGCCATCTGCACCTTGAATATCGGCATCCAGTTGCAGCGTAGTGGCTTGCTGATCTTCTTGTAACCGCACCGGGATCGGTTCTTGTTTATGCAACCACAGCATTAACTCTTTACGGCGCAAGGTGGCGTAGTGGATCTCACGCTCAGGATGTTTGGGATCGAGATAGGCGGTTTGTAAAAAAATCAGACGATAATTTTCATCAACCGGGCTGATGTCTGCGGCTTTAAAGTCCAGTTGCCAGCCTTTACCGCGTTTACGCAGCACATTTTGTCCGGGCGCCAGACGACAGCCCAGAATTTTGGTTTGTTCGCGCTGATATTGCTGCAGATCAGTTTGTAGTCGTTTCAGGCTGAAATGTAAACGTTCTTGCCCGAAGGCTTGTTTACAGGCGAAATCGTGCAGCAAGGTCTCGATCTGCTGTCTGGCATACAGGTCATGCCACAGACAGTCTTTTAGCAGTAACAGATCGAGGCCGTTCACTTTGTGGCGGCCATTAAAAAAGGCACTGGCTTGTAACAGGCGCAGCGCTTTTTTCCACCGTCGATCTGAAACATACATGGAATCTTGTTGTTCGCCACTTTGCTGGCTGAGCTGGAAAATATGCTCACGCAGGGCATACAACTGTTCAAAGATCGCGTCTGGTAACGCAACCTGCGTCAGTGTGCGCTGCCATTCATCATACTCATCGTCATGGATTTTAAGATCGGCGGTGACCGGGTCGTGTTGAGGGTCTTGCCGACTGATCAGCATGGCGCGGAAATTTTGCTTATCTTGGATCCGGTCCATCCAGATCCGCATCAGCATGCGGTCATACAAAGCTTCTAATCCGCTATCTTTCTGCGGTAATTCATTCGATGCGGTAACCAGCAGACGCATGGGCACGGATATTTCGCGTTCGCCATTGCGGAACCGGTGCTCGTTGATAACAGTCAGTAAGGTATTCAGGATCGCCGGGCCGGCTTTCCAGATCTCATCAAGAAAGACCACTTCGGCATCGGGCAGATAACCTTCAGTCAGGCGCATGTAGCGACCATCGTCTTTTAAGGCTTGGATCGACAATGGGCCAAACACCTCTTCCGGCGTGGAAAAGCGGGTCATCAGATATTCAAATGCCTGACTATTGCTAAAGGCATGGATCAACCGGCGTGCAATCAAACTCTTGGCGATACCTGGTGGGCCAAGCATAAAAACACTTTCCCCGGATAAAGCAGCCAACAGACACAGCCGGATGACGTCTTTTCGTTCAAACAGACCCTGAGACAGTGCATCGATTAAGCGACCGATACGTTCCTGAAGTTGTTTATTACTTTGCATGGCGCCATTCTCCGCCGTTATCTTCACTACTGCGCGGCATAAATTAACTGTAGTTTGCCGGAACAATTATTTTTCAGGCTTGTTTTATATCATTGATCTGCCGGAATTCGGTTTAACTATCGTCATTGAAATGATTTTTCCGAAATGAGGTACGGCTGTAATAATAGATGTGATATCGGCGACTGTCTTTTGTGGGATGACTCTGGTATTTATGCGTCTGTCTTTACAAGAGGTCTGCTGTGCCAAAATCAATTCTGCGTCATTTGCACATAACCGACTGGCAATTACGTCATCCGGAACAATTACCTTATGCACCGCCGAAGGTGAGTCAAGCGCAGCCCGTTTGCTGGGTGGTGGGGCCATTACCCGAATGGATTGCTGATCTGTGTCTGGTGTTGCCAGTTGCGACTTATCAGCATGTAGCTCATGCCAGTGATTTACCCGCACCATTAGCGGTGCATGACTGGGTACTGTGGAATGGTGACGACCTCATCCCCGCGCATTTTACTCACACTTATCAGCTTTCATTCACTTCAGCCGCGTCGGCAAAACAACAACTATGGCATCAGATCTGTCAGTATGAACATTGAATTTTTTGTTCCGGAAAAAAGCGACATCCAGTCGTTATATGAAATTGAATGCCGGGCCCATGCATACCCGTGGAGCCATCATTTACTGTCATCCAATTTTGGTCAGCGTTACGTCAATGGCGCCATCAAACATCAGCAGCAAGTCATTGGGTTTTACATTGCCGATCTATTGCTCGATGAAAGCACGCTGATGAATATCTGTATTGATCCGCGTTGGCAGCGACATGGCTTCGGTCAGCTATTATTAGAACATTATCTGCAACAAACCGCCGAACGGGGCTGCATGCAGTGGTGGTTGGAAGTCCGTGCCTCCAACATCGCGGCGCAAACGCTGTATGAGAAAAAAGGTTTTCATCAGGTTGGTGTGCGGAAAAACTATTATCAAAACGGAAATGTCAGTGAAGACGCGTTCGTCATGCATAAATATGGCATTGATGATTAGGACAAACTGCTAATGCGTGAACTGGTCATGATGATCCTGCTGGTGTGTGTCGTTTCGGCGCATGCCGGGTCAGTCTATAAATATGTCGATGCGAAAGGTATCGTCAGTTATACCGATCAATATGACCGGGCGCAGCCGTTTAACCCGGTTGAAATTGAGATCTGGGAACCGGATCAGGATGCAGTGCAATTGCGCTATACCAAAACCGGTAACCTGTATCTGCATAACAGCTTGTATGGTCCGGTCACTGTGACCTTAAAATTGAACCATCAGGATAACCTAATTGCGCATCGTAATTTGTTACAGCCGATAGTTGTGCCCGCCAGAACCGAGTTGTTTGTCGATCAGGTGCATTACATGGGGCAGGGGGTATTGGAGTTTGGCTTTCACTTTTCGGTCGGTACACCGACCGATATTCAGGAAGACCACTCGCTGTTACGTCCGCCGTTTAGTGGCAGTTTTCAAATATCCCAGGCCTTTAATGGTGGTTACAGCCATAACTTGCCCGGTAATCGGTATGCAATGGATATATCTATGCCTGTTGGTACGCCCATTCTGGCAGCTAAATCCGGCACGGTGCTTGATATGCGCGACAGCTTTGATGGCCATAGCACCGATCCGGCGGAGAAAGCTCGCACCAATTACATCCGTATTCTGCATAGTGATGGCACGATGACTTTGTATGCGCATCTGAAAACGCATAGTGGAATGGTTCACCCCGGTCAGCATGTTAAAGCGGGTCAGTTATTAGCGTTATCGGGGAATACCGGTTACAGCACCGGACCCCATCTGCATTTTGCCGTACAACGTAACGATGGTGCGCGATTAGTCTCTATTCCTTTTAATTTACAGGGTATAGTTCCGCAAAAAGGCGTATGGCTGGCTGGCCAGTCGGCACAATTGAACTGAATTCGACGATTAATCTATCGGCATAATCGATATCAGTAATCATATGTTGCGATTAGGTGAGAAAAATGGGGCTTTCATGCCAAATAATTCACGTGAAAGGCGTTTTGTGCGTTTTTTTTCATGTTCATAGCAGGTAGAGTATCAGCCCCATTTATTTTCGGGATTGTGCGTAAGCTCTCAGAACTTGGCCGGTAGACTGAGTCCGCAATTCCTGGAAATAGAACTGAAGATGCAGGTACGTTTTTGTGTTGAAACGTCTACACTATTGCCTGCGAATTTTGAACCGGTCGCTGTGGGCATTAATGCAGCGTCATTTTTCACTATCAGGGAAAAATCATGCAGATTGGAATACCGAGAGAAAGCCTTGCCGGTGAGACGCGGGTCGCTGCGACTCCGAACACCGTTGAGCAACTAAAAAAACTCGGCTTCGACGTGGTTGTCGAGTCTGGCGCGGGTGCTCTGGCCAGCTTTGATGATGCCGCGTATGTGGCCGCCGGCGCCAGCGTCGCGGCGTCTGCCGATATTTGGCAGGCCGATATTATTTACAAGGTGAATGCCCCGTCCGATGCTGAAATCGGCCTCATTAAAGAAGGCGCCACCTTAGTCAGTTTCCTGTGGCCAGCACAAAACCCTGAGCTCGTCGCCAAACTGTCGACTAAAAAAATCAATGTGCTGGCGATGGACATGGTGCCGCGTATTTCACGTGCGCAGTCGTTGGATGCCTTGTCTTCCATGGCCAACATCGGTGGTTACCGTGCGGTGATTGAAGCTGCCCATTCATTTGGTCGTTTCTTCACTGGTCAAATCACCGCGGCGGGTAAAGTACCGCCAGCTAAAGTACTGGTGATTGGTGCCGGTGTGGCAGGGTTGGCGGCGATTGGTTCAGCGCGCTCACTGGGTGCCATTGTGCGTGCCTTTGATACCCGTTTAGAAGTGGCGGAACAAATCGAATCCATGGGTGGCGAGTTCTTAAAACTCGACTTCGGTGGAGAAGACGGTTCATCGTCTGACGGTTACGCCAAAGTAATGTCCGATGAATTTATCAAAGCGGAAATGGCACTGTTCGCGGAACAAGCCAAAGACGTGGATATCATCATCACTACCGCGTTGATCCCAGGCAAACCAGCACCAAAACTCATCACCAAGGAAATGGTTGATTCGATGAAACCGGGCTCGGTGATTGTCGATTTGGCAGCGGCGACTGGCGGTAACTGTGAATACACCGTACCGGGTGAATTGGCAGTCACTGATTCGGGTGTGAAAGTAATTGGTTACACCGACCTGCCAGGTCGTCTGCCAACCCAGTCTTCACAGCTGTATGCGACCAACCTGGTGAACTTAGCCAAACTGTGGTGCAAAGAGAAAGACGGTAACATCAATCTGGATTTCAACGACGTCGTGTTGCGTAACATGACCGTGGTGCATCAGGGTGAAGTAACCTTCCCGCCACCGGCGATTAGTGTTTCTGCGGCACCGAAACAAGAAGCGGCCAAACCAGCTGCGGCGAAAGTCGAAGAGAAGAAACCATGTAAGTCGAAAAAATGGCTGGGTGTGGTGGGCTTGGGTCTGTTTGGTCTGTTAGGCCATGTGGCACCGCCAGAATTCCTGTCGCACTTCACCGTGTTTGTACTGGCCTGTGTGGTCGGTTATTACGTGGTATGGAACGTCAGCCACTCACTGCATACACCACTGATGTCGGTGACGAACGCCATTTCCGGCATCATCGTGGTTGGCGCCCTGTTACAGATTGGCAGTGGCTCGGGTCTGGTTTCAGCACTGGCGTTTGTCGCCGTACTGATTGCCACCATTAACATCGTCGGTGGTTTCACCGTGACTCAGCGCATGCTGAAGATGTTCCGTAAGGGTTAAGGGGAGCTGACATGTCTCAAGGTTTAGTAACTGCTTCATACATCGTGGCAGCGGTGCTGTTCATTGCCAGTCTGGCGGGTTTGTCGAAACAGGAAACCGCCAAATACGGTAACTTGTTTGGTATGACCGGGATGGCGATTGCGCTGGTGGCAACCATTGCCAGCCCAAGCGTGCACGGTGTGGTCTTTATTCTGGTGGCGATGGTCATCGGTGGCGCGATTGGTGCACGTTTAGCACTGAAAGTGGAAATGACCCAGATGCCCGAGCTGGTAGCGGTATTGCACAGCTTTGTGGGTTTGGCGGCTGTTTTGGTGGGCTATAACAGCTTCATCGAACTGCTGCCGGCGAACGCGGTACAACAACTGGTGTTGCCACTGAACGGTTCACCGGAAGAAATCATGGCGGCAGCACAAGCTGCCATCAGCCAGATTGCGCAGCAAACCGCGAATGGTCACGGTCATCTGACTGGTGCCATGCTGAACATCCACCTGACTGAAATCTTCTTAGGGGTGTTCATCGGTGCGGTCACCTTCACCGGCTCTATCGTGGCGTTTGGTAAATTGCGTGGCACTATCAGCTCAAAACCGCTGAACATTCCACACAAACACAAACTGAATCTGCTGGCGGCAGTGGCCTCGTTCCTGCTGATGGTGTTCTTCATCAAAGTCGGTGGTTCTACCTTCGCTATCATCGTGATGACCCTGATTGCACTAGCATTCGGCTGGCATCTGGTGGCCTCTATCGGTGGTGCCGATATGCCAGTAGTCGTGTCTATGCTGAACTCCTACTCCGGTTGGGCAGCAGCTGCGGCAGGCTTTATGCTGTCGAACGACCTGCTGATTGTGACCGGTGCGCTGGTTGGTTCGTCAGGTGCTATCCTGTCTTACATCATGTGTAAGGGCGATGAACCGTTCGTTCATCTCCGTTATTGCCGGTGGTTTTGGTACTGACGGTGTAGCGTCTTCATCTTCCGAAGAAGAGATGGGTGAATACCGTGAAATGTCACCGGAAGAGGTGGCTGAGCTGCTGAAGAATTCCAGCTCCGTTATCATCACTCCGGGCTACGGCATGGCGGTGGCACAAGCACAATATCCGGTGGCGGACATCACGCAGAAACTGCGCGATAAAGGCATCAACGTGCGCTTTGGTATCCACCCGGTGGCCGGTCGTCTGCCAGGGCATATGAACGTCCTGCTGGCGGAAGCGAAAGTGCCTTACGATATCGTGCTGGAAATGGACGAAATCAACGAAGACTTCCCAGAAACCGACACTGTACTGGTTATCGGTGCCAACGACACCGTGAACCCGGCGGCGATGGAAGACCCGGGCAGCCCGATTGCCGGTATGCCGGTGCTGGAAGTGTGGAAAGCACAGAACGTGGTGGTGTTTAAACGCTCGATGAACACCGGTTACGCCGGTGTGCAGAACCCGTTGTTCTTCAAAGAGAACTCGCACATGTGCTTTGGTGATGCGAAAGCGACCGTAGAAGCGATCCTGAAAGCGCTGTAATAGCACCATCAGAACGCACAAGAGGGAGGCTAACCGGCCTCCCTTTTTATTGACTATCTTTGTTTATTTTCCATATTACCGCTCAAGACTACTGCTGATCTGTCGATATACTGAATGCAGGGGGAGTCTATATGCGTAGTATTTGGATATTAGCGAGTTTACTGGTCAGTACGGCTGTTTATGCAGCACAAGAAGGTGCGGCAAATACAGCAGCACCGGCGGCTGATCCCGATTATATTCCTCCTAGTACTGCTATCTTTTCTGGTCTTGAAACACCGCAACCACCGGCCGGACCTGTTGCCTCATCAGGTCAGCGAATGTCTCAATCAATTAATGAAGCACTTAATATTGCACCTAAAGGTAGTGGTCAGGAAGGAAATGCGCCTTCAGGGCCTAAACCTTTGGATGTTGCACCATTATCAATTCCTGAGTCGCCTGATAAACAACAAGGTGGTATTCCCGCTGGGAGTCCGGCGCTAAAAGCAGATATTCCGGCTGAATTATTACATGGTTCTGTTTCCAGTAACTCGGCTGTTGCTGATGAGTTACCAGTTATCGAGATATACACACAAGAGGAATTGATTGCTCTTATCAACGACGATAAACATCTGCATCGCGTAGCAGATATTGATGAATGTCAGTTGGTTAAAGATATAGAGCTGCGCGCCAGAGTCGTCATGATCCCTGCTTACCAATATTTGTGGGGGGACATGTTATTAACGGGGACTTGCACGAAGAAAAATGTCGAGTTAGGTGTTGAATATCTGTGGAAAGCAGCTCAACAAGGCTTGCCTGCTGCGTTAGAGCATTTGGCGCGTTATTATGCCAAAGGACATTATGTCCAGCGTGACACCCAGCAAGCGGCCATTTTCATGCATGAAGCAGCTGCTCAAGGCTATCTTAAAGCGCAGATAGGTTGGGTGGATATGCTGGTTAGTGGGTTAGGCAGCCCATTAGATTATGAAGAGGCCTACAGCTGGTTGCATCATTCTGTGATTGCGGACGATAAACAGCACAAACAGGCGGCCACTTTACTGGCTCGCTTATCTCGTCGAATGCCACCCAATGTTATTGCGCGGGCAAAAAATTACCGTTGGCAGTAATTACAGCATGCTTTGCAATAACCGACTGCCAAAATAAGCGACCGCTAACAATACATTCCCGGTCAACGTCATGATCACTAAGCGTTGACCGCGCCAACCACGGTAATAATGTCCCCATAACAAGGTGGCATAAATACACCAAGCGATAACGGATAAACCGACTTTATCCAGATTACTCGGCGCCAGCATATTATCTAAAAACAAAAAACCGCTCGAGATGGATAAAGTCAGTAGCACACTACCAATTTGTAATAATCGAACCAGCTGTTTTTCGATCCGAAGTAGTGGCGGTACGTTATGTAAATTAAGCTTACGCCGTTGTTTCAGCTGATAATTCAGATAAACCTGCAATAAAGCAAACAGACTGGCAATGCTCATCATGGCATAAGAAAGCAGCGCCAGCGCAATGTGGATCACAAGCCCAGGGCGATCCCCTAAACTGGTTAAATAGTGGGAAGGGGTAACCGAATTACTAAATAACAGCACGACCGCAAAAGCATAAGCAAACGGTAATAAAATCCAGCTATTTTGTCGCTGGCTGATGATGGTGAGCCCAATATTAATCAATAACGCCACCAGTGATGCGACGTTGATGACACTTAAATTTTGTACCGATTGCGCCTGAATGATAGTCATCCCCAGCGCGAGCAGATGTAATATGATTGCAGGCCAGGCAACCATTAGCACCAGACGTGGGGTATGTGTTTGCGTAGTGAAAAACTGCTGCAACACCAATGTGGTGGCAAGCAAATAACAGCCTATGCCCAGTAATGCTACGATCAGCATAATTTTTTAAGAGCCATCTAAAACAAGTGAGCCTGCAGTATAGCCTTCTCTGTATTTTGCAGCCAGATGCATAACATCAATGAGAATTATTGGCGTGATTAAACGCAATTTTGTATACAACGCCTGTTCCGCGAATCCCTTTCTTTAGTATCTGCAGTGACTTGGCTATAATCGGCAACAATTTGGCCATAAGCTGCGGAGCCAGTCATGTTTGAAAATTTAACCGAGCGTCTATCCGCCACGTTACGCAACATCAGCGGACGTGGGCGTCTGACCGACGACAACATTAAAGATACCCTGCGTGAAGTACGCATGGCTCTGCTGGAAGCCGATGTTGCGCTGCCTGTCGTTAAGGAATTTGTTAACCGTGTGAAAGAACGCGCGGTTGGCCAAGAGGTCAGTAAGAGCCTAAGCCCGGGTCAGGCTTTCATCAAGATCGTCCATGGTGAACTGATCTCTGTAATGGGTGAAGCAAACCAAGATCTGGATTTAGCGACCCAACCACCAGCGATTTTATTAATGGCGGGTTTGCAGGGGGCAGGTAAAACCACTTCAGTTGCCAAACTGGCTAAACTGCTGACGGAACGCCAAAAGAAAAAAGTGTTAGTGGTTTCTGCCGACGTTTATCGCCCTGCAGCGATCAAACAGCTGGAAACATTGGCTAACGATATTGGTGTTGAATTCTTCCCAAGTGACACCAGCCAAACACCATCGCAAATTGCAGCCGCTGCATTGGACAGCGCCCGTAAGCGCTATTTTGATGTGTTGATTGTCGATACCGCCGGTCGTTTGCATGTCGATAGCGAAATGATGGAAGAGATCCAGCTGCTGCATAAACAGCTGAATCCTATCGAAACGCTGTTTGTTGTCGATGCAATGACTGGGCAGGATGCGGCAAATACTGCTAAAGCATTCAGCGAAGCGTTGCCATTGACCGGTGTGATTTTAACCAAAGCTGATGGTGATGCGCGTGGTGGTGCGGCACTGTCTGTGCGCCATATTACCGGCAAACCGATCAAATTTATCGGTATGGGTGAAAAGACCGATGCGCTGGAACCTTTCCACCCCGATCGTATCGCTTCCCGTATTCTCGGTATGGGTGATGTGCTGTCTCTGATCGAAGAGATGGAACGCAACGTCGACAAAGAAAAAGCCACCAAACTGGCACAAAAAGTCCAGAAAGGGAAAGGCTTCGACCTAGAAGACTTCCGCGAACAGTTGGTGCAAATGCGCAATATGGGCGGCATGATGAGTATGCTCGACAAGTTGCCCGGTGTTTCTGGTCTGCCAGAGAATGTCAAAGGACAGCTTGATGACAAACTCACTGTGCGAATGGAAGCGATCATCAACTCGATGACGAAGGGCGAGCGTCGTAATCCGGATATCATCAAAGGCTCCCGTAAAAAACGTATCGCCATGGGCTCAGGTACTGAGATCCAGGATGTGAACCGGTTGCTGAAGCAATTTGACCAGATGCAAAAAATGATGAAGAAAGTCGCCGGTAAAGGTGGCTTACGAAAAATGATGGGAAATATGAAAAACATGTTACCGCCAGGTGGTTTCGGCCGCGGTGGTTTCTGATCTCAGATAGCGGCACATTAAGTGCCGCTTTGTTTTTCATCACATTCAACAAGGTTTTGATTTATGCAGCCCATATCTCCGTTCCCTCTAAAATCATTCAATACGTTTGGCCTCGATGCTCAGGCGAAAATGGGCTTTGTGCTAAATAATGAAGCGGAACTTGATGCGTTGCGTGGATCTACGTGGTGGTCAGACAGTCAACCGCGATTATTGATCGGTGAGGGCAGTAATATCCTGTTCACTGCCGATTTTGATGGGGTGGTTATTGTTAACCGCCTGAAAGGGATCTCGGTGCAGGAAACGGCGGATGCTTGGTTGTTGCATGTTGCAGCCGGTGAAAATTGGCCTGCGCTGATCCAGTGGACGTTGCAACACCAGATGCCGGGGATGGAAAATCTGGCGCTGATCCCGGGTACTGTAGGTGCCGCACCAGTACAAAATATTGGTGCTTACGGTGTCGAATTCTGTCAGTTCTGTGAATACGTCGATACCTGGCATTTTGCGGATGGCCATCGTCAGCGTTACAGTGCTGCAGCGTGTCAGTTTGGCTACCGTGACAGCCTGTTTAAGCATGCATTGCATGATCAAGTGATCATTACCGCCGTTGGTTTACGCATTCCAAAACAGTGGCAACCAGTAGTGGAATACGGTCCACTGAAAGCACTGGGTGCCAATGCGACTGCCGAACAAATCTTCATGACAGTTTGTGAATTACGCCAGAGTAAATTGCCTGATCCGAGCTTGTTAGGCAATGCAGGTAGTTTCTTTAAAAATCCGGTAGTCAGCGCAACGCAAGCGGCAGCACTTAAACAACTACATCCTGCCATCCCGTGTTTTGCTGCCGGCGAAGGTCAGAATAAATTGGCTGCTGGTTGGTTGATTGATAAAGCAGGTTTGAAAGGCTTCAGTCTGGGCAATGCAGGTGTTCATCGTGATCAGGCGTTAGTGTTGGTCAACCTAGGCAATGCCAGTGCAGCTGAAATTCTGCAGTTGGCGAAACACGTTGCCAGCACAGTTAAGCAGCAATTTTCTGTGCAATTGGAACCAGAAGTTCGCTTTATTGGTAAGTCCGGGGAAATAAATAGCCTGCAGGCAATCCAATGAAACAGCTGAATTCGCGTCAACAAGCATTGCTGGCGGTATTAGCCGATGGTGCTTTTCATTCCGGTGAACAGATCGGGGCGGAATTGGGGATCAGCCGTGCTGCCATTAGTCAGCAGATCAAAAGTTTGCGTTTATTGGGTTTAGAAATATTTAGCATTACCGGCAAAGGTTACAGCTTAAATACACCACTTGATCTGTTGAATACCGAAATACTTCAACATCTAACTGCTGGCGCACCGATACACACGTGCGCGGTGATTGATTCGACCAATCAATACATGATGGCGCAGCTTGAGCGCTGGCAAAAAGGCGAGTGTCTGTTGGCTGAGACCCAGACGGCCGGTCGCGGGCGGCGTGGACGACACTGGCATTCGCCATTCGGTAGTCAGTTCATTATGAGCATGTACTGGCGACTTGACGATGGCCCTAGTGCAGCCATGGGGTTAAGTCTGGCAATTGGTGTTGCTGTGGTGCAAGCGCTGGAAAGTGCCGGTTACCGGGATTTGAGCCTGAAATGGCCGAATGATATCTACATGGCGCGGCGAAAACTCGCGGGCATACTGGTCGAAATGTCAGCCGCAGTCGGCGGGATCTGCCATCTGGTGATTGGCGTTGGTGTGAATCTTAATTTGCCGGATGCGGTCATTGCGCAACTGGATCAACCCTGTGCGCATTTGGCGGAGCAACCGGTTGTGGTTGAGCGCAACCAACTGAGTGCCACGATCATTCGAGCCTTAAGAAATGCCTTAACACTGTTTGAGCAACAGGGATTAACCGCATTTTTAACAGAATGGAATCGACTGGATATTTTTATGCAACAACCGGTGAAGGTATTGCTGGGCAATCAGGTCATCCACGGCACCTATTGCGGCATAGACGGGCAGGGGAATATGTTGCTGCAAGATCATGACGGTATGCATAAATTTGTCGGCGGCGAGATCTCTTTACGCGCCGACATTTGAGGTTATTTCCGTAACCGAACCTGCTCTATTGCATGCTGACTGCTTTTAGTCAGGATCAGGTTTGCCCGTTCGCGGGTAGGTAATATGTTGGCAATTAAATTCGGGTAATTTATTTCATCCCAGATCCGGCTGGCGGTGGCAGCCGCGTCTTCTTCATCAAAATGTGAATAATGATGGAAATAGCTTGATGGGTCAGAAAATGCGCTTTTCCGGAAGCGAAGAAAGCGTTGAATATACCACTCTTTTAACAGCTGTTTATCTGCATCAACATAGATAGAAAAATCAACAAAATCAGAAACAAACACATGATGTGGATCATGTGGATAATCCATTCCGCTT comes from the uncultured Tolumonas sp. genome and includes:
- the birA gene encoding bifunctional biotin--[acetyl-CoA-carboxylase] ligase/biotin operon repressor BirA, with the protein product MKQLNSRQQALLAVLADGAFHSGEQIGAELGISRAAISQQIKSLRLLGLEIFSITGKGYSLNTPLDLLNTEILQHLTAGAPIHTCAVIDSTNQYMMAQLERWQKGECLLAETQTAGRGRRGRHWHSPFGSQFIMSMYWRLDDGPSAAMGLSLAIGVAVVQALESAGYRDLSLKWPNDIYMARRKLAGILVEMSAAVGGICHLVIGVGVNLNLPDAVIAQLDQPCAHLAEQPVVVERNQLSATIIRALRNALTLFEQQGLTAFLTEWNRLDIFMQQPVKVLLGNQVIHGTYCGIDGQGNMLLQDHDGMHKFVGGEISLRADI
- a CDS encoding tetratricopeptide repeat protein yields the protein MRSIWILASLLVSTAVYAAQEGAANTAAPAADPDYIPPSTAIFSGLETPQPPAGPVASSGQRMSQSINEALNIAPKGSGQEGNAPSGPKPLDVAPLSIPESPDKQQGGIPAGSPALKADIPAELLHGSVSSNSAVADELPVIEIYTQEELIALINDDKHLHRVADIDECQLVKDIELRARVVMIPAYQYLWGDMLLTGTCTKKNVELGVEYLWKAAQQGLPAALEHLARYYAKGHYVQRDTQQAAIFMHEAAAQGYLKAQIGWVDMLVSGLGSPLDYEEAYSWLHHSVIADDKQHKQAATLLARLSRRMPPNVIARAKNYRWQ
- the murB gene encoding UDP-N-acetylmuramate dehydrogenase; translation: MQPISPFPLKSFNTFGLDAQAKMGFVLNNEAELDALRGSTWWSDSQPRLLIGEGSNILFTADFDGVVIVNRLKGISVQETADAWLLHVAAGENWPALIQWTLQHQMPGMENLALIPGTVGAAPVQNIGAYGVEFCQFCEYVDTWHFADGHRQRYSAAACQFGYRDSLFKHALHDQVIITAVGLRIPKQWQPVVEYGPLKALGANATAEQIFMTVCELRQSKLPDPSLLGNAGSFFKNPVVSATQAAALKQLHPAIPCFAAGEGQNKLAAGWLIDKAGLKGFSLGNAGVHRDQALVLVNLGNASAAEILQLAKHVASTVKQQFSVQLEPEVRFIGKSGEINSLQAIQ
- the ccsA gene encoding cytochrome c biogenesis protein CcsA; this translates as MLIVALLGIGCYLLATTLVLQQFFTTQTHTPRLVLMVAWPAIILHLLALGMTIIQAQSVQNLSVINVASLVALLINIGLTIISQRQNSWILLPFAYAFAVVLLFSNSVTPSHYLTSLGDRPGLVIHIALALLSYAMMSIASLFALLQVYLNYQLKQRRKLNLHNVPPLLRIEKQLVRLLQIGSVLLTLSISSGFLFLDNMLAPSNLDKVGLSVIAWCIYATLLWGHYYRGWRGQRLVIMTLTGNVLLAVAYFGSRLLQSML
- the ffh gene encoding signal recognition particle protein is translated as MFENLTERLSATLRNISGRGRLTDDNIKDTLREVRMALLEADVALPVVKEFVNRVKERAVGQEVSKSLSPGQAFIKIVHGELISVMGEANQDLDLATQPPAILLMAGLQGAGKTTSVAKLAKLLTERQKKKVLVVSADVYRPAAIKQLETLANDIGVEFFPSDTSQTPSQIAAAALDSARKRYFDVLIVDTAGRLHVDSEMMEEIQLLHKQLNPIETLFVVDAMTGQDAANTAKAFSEALPLTGVILTKADGDARGGAALSVRHITGKPIKFIGMGEKTDALEPFHPDRIASRILGMGDVLSLIEEMERNVDKEKATKLAQKVQKGKGFDLEDFREQLVQMRNMGGMMSMLDKLPGVSGLPENVKGQLDDKLTVRMEAIINSMTKGERRNPDIIKGSRKKRIAMGSGTEIQDVNRLLKQFDQMQKMMKKVAGKGGLRKMMGNMKNMLPPGGFGRGGF